Proteins encoded within one genomic window of Hevea brasiliensis isolate MT/VB/25A 57/8 chromosome 8, ASM3005281v1, whole genome shotgun sequence:
- the LOC110657192 gene encoding uridylate kinase PUMPKIN, chloroplastic has translation MATDDFPLINDSHAPPPHAPTRHPDAESVNGGDYFSSYADSEPDKSGPGAPATPSSNRNHQNQNQHHPYYYNNSSSKRHKPNGINVESESNINANSGECRSDYRKDREEWSDTAISCLLESYTEKYNQLNRGNLRGRDWEEVAEAVSDRGGSNNKKSVEQCKNKIDNLKKRYKVELQRINNSSGGFGSSGTSSWHWFKQIEAIMGNSTNAKAGASVDSECDAGSGGNGNLMARAVKRFTPTNAAFANNMKAKSVPNLKWQRVVFKISGSALAGNCQNIDPKVAMQIAREVAAACRVGLEVAIVVGGCNFFCGDSWISATGLERPTAYQIGMMATVMNSILLQSALEKLGIQSRVQSAFTLPELVEPYNRQRAIRHLEKGRVVIFGGVGAGAGNPLFTTDTAAALRASEINADALLKGTNVAGIYDCHSANTSIILDHMSFREVVSRGVTFMDMMAITYCEENGIPVVVFNLLEPGNISRALCGNQVGTLIDQAGRNS, from the exons ATGGCCACCGACGACTTCCCTCTCATCAACGACTCCCACGCGCCTCCTCCTCACGCGCCAACGCGCCACCCTGATGCTGAATCCGTCAACGGCGGAGACTACTTCTCTTCCTACGCAGACTCCGAACCGGATAAATCCGGACCCGGAGCCCCAGCGACACCATCCTCGAATCGAAACCACCAGAATCAGAACCAGCACCACCCCTACTATTACAACAACAGCAGCAGCAAAAGGCATAAACCAAACGGCATTAACGTAGAATCGGAATCAAACATCAATGCTAACTCTGGCGAGTGCCGCTCTGATTATCGGAAGGACCGTGAAGAATGGAGCGACACAGCAATATCTTGCTTGCTGGAGTCGTACACGGAGAAGTACAACCAGCTGAACAGGGGGAATTTGAGGGGGAGAGACTGGGAGGAAGTGGCGGAGGCGGTGAGCGATAGAGGAGGGAGCAATAACAAGAAGAGCGTAGAGCAGTGTAAGAACAAGATTGATAATTTAAAGAAAAGATATAAAGTGGAGTTACAAAGGATCAATAATAGTAGTGGAGGATTTGGAAGTAGTGGTACTAGTAGTTGGCATTGGTTCAAGCAGATTGAGGCAATTATGGGCAATTCTACAAATGCTAAGGCTGGTGCGAGTGTAGATAGTGAATGTGATGCAGGAAGTGGTGGAAATGGTAACTTGATGGCTAGAGCAGTGAAGAG ATTTACGCCAACCAATGCTGCCTTTGCAAACAACATGAAAGCTAAGTCAGTGCCTAATTTAAAATGGCAAAGAGTAGTGTTTAAAATTAGTGGTTCTGCATTGGCTGGAAACTGCCAGAACATTGATCCCAAG GTGGCAATGCAGATTGCGAGGGAAGTAGCAGCAGCTTGTCGTGTTGGGCTGGAG GTAGCAATTGTTGTTGGGGGTTGTAACTTCTTTTGTGGAGACTCATGGATATCTGCTACTGGATTGGAGAGACCTACAGCATATCAGATTGG TATGATGGCAACAGTGATGAATTCTATATTGCTTCAGTCAGCTTTAGAGAAGCTGGGTATTCAGTCCCGTGTGCAAAGTGCATTCACATTGCCAGAGTTAGTTGAACCTTACAATAGGCAGCGAGCTATACGACATCTTGAGAAAGGAAGAGTTGTCATATTTGGTGGCGTGGGTGCTGGTGCTGGAAATCCACTATTTACTACTGATACAGCAGCAGCTTTGAGGGCTTCTGAGA TTAATGCAGATGCACTCCTTAAAGGTACAAACGTTGCCGGCATCTATGATTGTCACTCTGCTAATACGAGCATAATACTGGATCACATGTCTTTCAGGGAAGTGGTTTCTAGGGGTGTTACCTTCATGGACATGATGGCAATTACATACTGTGAAGAAAATGGAATTCCTG TTGTAGTCTTTAATTTGCTCGAGCCTGGGAATATTTCAAGAGCATTATGTGGAAATCAAGTTGGCACCTTGATCGATCAAGCAGGAAGGAATAGTTAA